TGAGAAAAAACCAGTAGTACCCTTGCTACCAAAGAAAAGAGGCAGACCAAGGAAACATCCATTGTTAACTGAATATGATGAGTCATTAAGAGCTTCTCAATCCAGTCAGCCTCCAATGCAGAAAAACAAGTCAAAGAAAGAAGCATCAAGTTCCAAGGTTTTAAAAGCCTCAAGGTCCAAAAAAGAAGCAACTGAATTTGATGAATCATTAAGAGCTTCTAAATCCAGTCAGCCTCCAAAGAAGAAAAACAAGTCAAAGAAAGAAGCATCAAGTTCCAAGGTTTTAAAAGCATCAAGGTCCAAAAAAGAGGCTACTTCACCTCATAAAGAAGATGTTTCTGCAACTCAAAAAGAAGTTGTTGTTGATGGTATTCAGACTGGGGAAGGTGATGGAATTCAGAATGAGGATCATGGTGATAGTATTGAGACTGGGGATCATGGTGATGATATTCAGATTGGGGAAGGTGGTGGTATTGAGACTGGGGGTCATGGTGATGATATTCAGACTGGGGATGTTAATGATGTTATTGTTGAAGATTGTCATATTGTTGAAGAAGTAGAAGTGGTTGATGTTGGAAAAGACGATGTTTTGCTTCCAAGGGTTGGTTTAGATCTACACAAAGTACTTGATGAGGTTGAGCAGGGGCTGGACGAAATATTAGGGGAGGGTAGTTTTCAACAACAATCAGAAACCTATGATGCTACTCAATCTGATTATGGGGGTAATGTTGAGTTTAATGATGGAAAAGCTGATGGTGTCCTTGTAGATAAGGTAAAACTGGATGTTGAACAGATTGCATCGATGTTGGAAGCAGGATATAGCATGGAAGAAATTGAAGGTATGGAAGGGGTAGAACTGGAACTGGATGACATGCTACCCGTTGAGCTGGTAAGAAATTACTTTTTTGTAAGtgtttttcattatttttctccaatttaatttatttatgtaATTATCAATATCAGGATATGGAAGATGTATTGGATCATCCTTCTGATAATGATGATGAGGCTGTTATTGATGATGTTGATGGTATTGTTGATGGTGGTGGTAAACAAGAAGAAGGAGGTGATGATGGTCACTTGGGTGATGATGAAGGTGAACAAGAAGAAGGAGGTGATGATGAAGGTCCTGATGATGTCCCTAGATTGACAAGGTTGAGAAAACCCTCTGAAAGGATCATTTTGTAGAAGTTGAAGAAGACAGTGCTTGACAAAAATGGAGGTGGTTCATCTGCTAGCAATCCAGTTAGGTTGGAGTAGTTGGTTAAGTGTTTTGGGGGTGTAGTGGGGAGGGTAAACACGGGCAGATGGAGCACTTTTTGCTAAATATTATTGTCATTCCACCCACTAAATGCAACATACATCcacttgttttatgttataaacTTGGTTGCCTTTTTTGATAATTTATTTAGGTTTTTGGATACAATTGGATGGCTGCTACGTATTAGTGAGATGTAAAAAACCTTATGCAATTAATACACCCccttttatttgtgttatgatgAATGTGTTATCCATTGTTGTCAATTTTTATTACCATTTTATGCATATTACTTTCCCATTTGTGTTATGGTGAACATGTGTACCATTATTGGcacatttgaaaaccatttatgcATGTTACTTCCCATTTGTGTTATGGTGAACATGTTTACAATTATTGGCACATTTGATAACCATTTAAGCATCTTACTTCCCATTTGTGTTATGGTGAACATGTTTACCATTATTGGCACATATGATAACCATTTAAGCATCTTACTTCCCATTTGTGTTATGGTGAACATGTTTACCATTATTGGCACATTTGATAACCATTTATGCATCTTACTTCCCATTTGTGTTATGGTGAACATGTTTACCATTATTGGCACATTTGATAACCATTTAAGCATCTTACTTCCCATTTGTGTTATGGT
The genomic region above belongs to Lactuca sativa cultivar Salinas chromosome 4, Lsat_Salinas_v11, whole genome shotgun sequence and contains:
- the LOC128133549 gene encoding uncharacterized protein LOC128133549; amino-acid sequence: MPGRPTTKRKRHASEQEGRFSSTRVFLPRTVRCGKCLEYGHNQKSCKNEKKPVVPLLPKKRGRPRKHPLLTEYDESLRASQSSQPPMQKNKSKKEASSSKVLKASRSKKEATEFDESLRASKSSQPPKKKNKSKKEASSSKVLKASRSKKEATSPHKEDVSATQKEVVVDGIQTGEGDGIQNEDHGDSIETGDHGDDIQIGEGGGIETGGHGDDIQTGDVNDVIVEDCHIVEEVEVVDVGKDDVLLPRVGLDLHKVLDEVEQGLDEILGEGSFQQQSETYDATQSDYGGNVEFNDGKADGVLVDKVKLDVEQIASMLEAGYSMEEIEGMEGVELELDDMLPVELDMEDVLDHPSDNDDEAVIDDVDGIVDGGGKQEEGGDDGHLGDDEGEQEEGGDDEGPDDVPRLTRFLDTIGWLLRISEM